From Macaca mulatta isolate MMU2019108-1 chromosome 3, T2T-MMU8v2.0, whole genome shotgun sequence, the proteins below share one genomic window:
- the TMEM229A gene encoding transmembrane protein 229A, producing MAGSDVDSEGPALRGGAARRPGAPGGPGSEAAAGCPELLSTAEAPAESATLPAWMRLYFYGMHGITLDVLVSSARRFARSPDLRMLGFSSPYSCLLHSLTHFALEKVYLQQRRCPSAFVFNFLLYPSAHVGLQTLAGQALLLSLGGGAGGAVAPGALDLALQYVLALYHCQVFLKRFLRLRYGRQRRRRQQQQQQQQQQQQRRGALPVAPDARVPTATGVRRRRPRGPRGAGGAPSQGLPDLPRFLFFGMHGFLDEIFFTFFFNVLGQGDGTTSGHTSLWSFFMYGSCSFVVEKLYFHLHYSRGWGTWKRVPIYVIFIYVWELSWGLGLRTCGACSWDYSHYPLNFMGLITLMYLPGWIFLSVYQDLISNVLWRVQYVPSN from the coding sequence ATGGCGGGGAGCGACGTGGACAGCGAGGGCCCCGCACTGAggggcggcgcggcgcggcgtcCGGGGGCCCCGGGCGGGCCAGGAAGCGAAGCGGCAGCCGGCTGCCCCGAGCTGCTGTCCACTGCTGAAGCGCCGGCTGAGAGCGCCACGCTGCCCGCCTGGATGCGCCTCTACTTCTACGGGATGCACGGGATCACCCTGGACGTGCTGGTGTCCTCGGCCCGGCGCTTCGCCCGCAGCCCGGACCTGCGGATGCTAGGCTTCTCCTCGCCCTACAGCTGCCTGCTGCACTCGCTCACCCATTTCGCCCTGGAGAAGGTCTACCTGCAGCAGCGGCGCTGTCCCAGCGCCTTCGTCTTCAATTTCCTCCTCTACCCCTCGGCCCACGTGGGTCTGCAGACCCTAGCGGGCCAGGCGCTACTACTCAGCCTGGGCGGCGGGGCCGGGGGCGCGGTGGCGCCAGGGGCGCTGGACCTGGCGCTGCAGTACGTACTGGCGCTTTACCACTGCCAAGTGTTCCTGAAGCGCTTCCTGCGCTTGCGGTACGGGCGACagaggcggcggcggcagcagcaacagcaacagcagcagcagcagcagcagcggagGGGCGCGCTCCCCGTCGCTCCGGACGCCCGGGTCCCTACTGCGACCGGAGTCCGGCGGCGACGACCCCGTGGCCCCAGGGGCGCCGGGGGAGCCCCTAGCCAGGGGCTGCCCGACCTACCCCGCTTTCTTTTCTTCGGAATGCACGGCTTTCTGGATGAGATCTTCTTCACCTTCTTCTTCAACGTACTGGGGCAGGGGGACGGAACAACCAGCGGCCACACGTCGCTCTGGTCCTTCTTTATGTATGGCAGCTGCAGTTTCGTGGTGGAAAAACTCTACTTCCATCTCCACTACAGCCGCGGTTGGGGCACTTGGAAGCGGGTGCCCATCTACGTGATCTTCATCTACGTGTGGGAGCTTTCCTGGGGTCTGGGACTCCGCACATGCGGGGCTTGTTCCTGGGACTATTCTCACTACCCGCTCAATTTCATGGGCCTCATCACCCTGATGTATTTACCTGGCTGGATATTCCTTAGTGTGTACCAGGACCTAATTTCCAACGTGTTGTGGAGGGTGCAGTACGTACCAAGtaactaa